tataaattaactgGCGAAGTGTTGGGTCAAGGTGCTTATGCATCTGTTCAAACATGCGTAAGTGTGTTAACTGGCTTAGAATTTGCTGTTAAAGTGATTGATAAAATTGCCGAACATGCTCGAGCACGTGTATTCCGGGAAGTTGAAACATTCTACCATTGCCAAGGCCACCCAAACATCATTCAAATGCTTGAATTCTTTGAGGCTGATGACAAATTTTACATGGTGTTTGAAAAGGTGGTAGGTGGACAACTACTTGATAGAATACAACAACGAAAGAGATTCACAGAATGTGAAGCTAGTCTTATTGTCAAAGATTTGGCGAGTGCATTAAATTTTCTACATCAAAAaggtactatataaaataataatttttgtttgatttgttaaatgtaattaaatataattttaatttattatacaggcATAGCGCATCGTGATTTGAAACCTGAAAATATACTTTGTGTCGATCCTGTAGCGTTAACTCCTGTTAAGTTATGCGATTTTGATCTTGGATCTGGTATCAAGTTAAATCCAGTTGATGGCAGTGCAACGCCACAATTGTTGACTCCAGTAGGAAGTGCTGATTTCATGGCTCCTGAAGTAGTAGATGCATTTGTTGGGAGTCCAGACTcaaattaccattattatgaTAAGCGTTGTGACTTGTGGTCACTTGGAGTAGTGGCATACATACTACTTTGTGGCTATCCACCGTTTTATGGGAATTGTGGCTCCAATTGTGGATGGGAATCAGGAAATGCTTGTCCAGAATGTCAAGTAAGACTATCATAGAATgatgttaaataaacaaatttttaatgattaatatttgttttagggTTTGCTTTTTATTAGCATTCACGAGGGTCGTTATGAATTTCCAGACCGTGAATGGGCAGACATATCAAGTGAAGCCAAAGATTTGATCAGCAAATTGCTGGTTAAAGAAGCTAGTGCTCGTCCAAGTGCTGCTGAGGTCTTAAATCATCCATGGGTGTTCAGACTACAACAAGAAAAACCCAAAGATCACGAACTAAATACACCAGGTGTTATAAGACGCAACAATAGTGCTCGTGCTCTATCTACATTTGCAGAGTCTGCTATGTCGGCTAATCGAGTGTTCCTGCAGCATTTCAGTTTGTTTTCATCAACTGATGTACCTCTTGCTGCTGCTAAAAGACTTTCACCGCCATCGCATTCCATGATTGTACAGCGTAGGTCACTTGGTAAACCACAATGTTCCAACGAATCAACTGGTGGTAACCGAGCTCCTGCTCAATTACCAATCATTGCATCTCCTAGCGGCTAGAGTTTAACAGGCCACCTCCATTCATTACCTCTCcacttttttatactaattaaaatcattagaaaacaaaaatttggaaattatttaaatacaaaatatgaattgacaattttttttttttttttttaactaaatagtcATGTatctggttttttttataaagactaaaatatgcaataaatattataagataacaacttaatgtttatgttataacataatatatataaatacagacttatttttgtactttgaAAAAGCTCATagtcttcaaaaaaaaaaaagtaataattaaaatttgtgatAATTCCAATGTTTGGCAACACGTTTTGTATTATGGTGCCATTAATATGTAAACTTTCGGGTATGgttaacaaaatcaataagtttgttattttttttttcttatagaaAACCAacaaggtacctatattaatatattatataattagacaTAGGTTAGTCCGCAAAATATGCGAACATTTACACCAAAACTAATGTCTTATCTAGAATATAGCTCATCAGGTgccatttgtttttttttttttttttgttagtaatGGTATAGAGAAAAAAAAGGCTGTCATGCATAGAgtttaagttaaaaacttttgtgtatttttttatgagaagtatggaatgtttttttaagtaaattatttatacaagcaATGCACgttaaaaactattgttaataaaaaaaattgattttttttaatattgtgaaataaaaacatatttttgaaaaccttTTTACTTAAtgcaaaattgattttttaaaaatttatatacataaatgtttcaTTGTGATACTattgaatttgaatacatGTCAgcaattaatgttaaaaaactaaatataaatcgaaCCGTTATAATTCCAAAActgaaaaactgaaaataaaacaatttacaatttaattgatttatgtcTAACTATTATATGAGTagctattattactaaatcaaatattgtcctattggataatttttaactcattGATTAGTTGTATTGAACACTATTTCAATCACCTTgtgattgtaaattattgaaataataaaccgtataactaaattatttgtgtacCTTGACATCATATTACAAGAAGAACTTTGAGAAAGTTTgagaattaattttgatttatcaaattatttaaatttgacaatGGATAACATATAAGTTCAACTGaaagtatgataatattaatgatgacGTGTCAAGTGATACAGTAAATGATTAGAGTATGAGCAGTCAAAATACATTGACTGATGTCAAtctcaatacatttaataatagttaaaaatgtattgaaaatataaaggtttaaattatactaaagcagtaaaaaaaatttttctaaaaatatatcctaatcctaaataagatatataatgAGCCTGTttgcttttaatatattaattatatataattgcgCCTATGCGCTTAAATATTCTGAGCAGATGAACaggttaaaaagttaaaaagctatacctacctacttcaTTATAGTCGTATAATGTATGTGCATGCAGTCAAAATCGTTCTGTACAATTTATACCTAGTTCATTTTTTGCATAGAGCGCAGATTTAAGTCTTATTAAAATCTTATGTCattcgatttaaaaattaataattacctttACCTATTTACCTACTGTTGTTGGTTCagttttattagaattaaaaatcaatcaaaaatgcttagtaggtaggtatacttaacatgtgatattgaaaaaaatcaatacacgATTGtttagacaatattttaattgaatggaTACATTTTATGACAAACGTTCTGTTCAGAATTCTGAATAGCCTAAAATATCTGGGTAAGCACTTGCCAATATTTCCCATGGCTTTCCAGATTAAAATGATTTGCACTTTGCAATcattatgaaaacaaaaacaaagtgTTCAGATCTGGGCATCtacaaaaaaaccattttacaaattaataataattatttattattttaccgtaatattgattaataaataagttatcaaCGTGAAATGACTTCCGATCAAGACaaagttatattttcatttgttcttattgttatttttttttttttaataaacaatattccgttctgtatatatttttttttctgaatcgtaaatatttcaataaataatgaagaaTATAGGTGCATTCagaatgtattatagttactatCGGAAAACTTTCACTTAAACTGTATACAttattcttctttttttttattaatatttaaatttttatgtttcgtCAAAAAACTTGACTATTTAATTCAGTGATGGGCAAAGTACGGCCCGCGAAAGTATTTAATCCGGCCCGCCGAGGGTCGAGGGTCCATCGATATGGATAGTATATGGCCTGTATAGTATAgaagtatagtattatatgatataattctGGCCCTCCTCTAGAATTTCTTAAGCTTTGTGACCCCCCATTAAAAAAGTTTGCCCACCACTAATTTAATTGAACAtcccatatatattttttcttttagcagtttgaaaaaaaaacttgaaaaatatttcgtaggtaattaaaaaacaaaagtatatatggttattatataatattaaatatttaacatttacagTTGTAAAGGTTTTAATGCCTAAGGGGAGAAAGGTTAAAGGAggctatacgtatataaattataaacaaattacaaaggatgtgtacacatttataattttttttttaaagtgttctacttttatattaaagttgtattacgtatttacgtactaattataatatcttctttcctcacaaaatttaaattatatagagcGGCAAGAATACGTATATCCCCGGCTAGTTTTAGAGCCGAAAATATACGTTAGGTTTGTCTAACCTAACCTAGTAAAgtagtaaaaattgaaattttcgaaatttcttttttagaaatataaagaATGCGGTACGGGCGCACGGCCATGAATATGCTAgcttaattttgaaattcacaCTAATGCTCTACAAAATTATCTTTCGTAAAATgacttagaataaaaaatatgtggaAACGATCAGCAATAGATATAGACCcatatcgattttaaaaattaacttttaagaaATCTTTTTCTTAGCAAATATAAAGCACTCACCTTTACCGTAAACATACatgtctaaattttaaaattagcaaGACATTCTTTCCCCTCAAAATTACACGGAGTGGACAGCAATACGTATTTCCAGTCCTATCACTCCTATCCAGTGGTGTATCCAAGATTTATTTTACGgagatgttttaaaattgaatagacTTATGGTAGGAGGGGGCAAGTTCATCAATAACCTCTGctctatatataggtatatctcTATGGATATCCATTAATGCTATGCCGTTCACTATTCAGCCCGTTTTCTCCAACGGTATTTCTCAAATAACTTAAGTCTATGGAGTGTTGGATAAGGAGCGTACACTCTCAGATGTAGTGCCAAGGATCTACCGATATAACCAATAGCCTGTGAATCGTAGGGAAAATAATAgaactacaatttattataaatggttattttttgCACTTGTATAGAGAAAATTACACTGAGTAAGTTTAGAAATTAACTAGAAAGTTAGTAGATATAACAAAATAGGGGGGTGTTCAAACACCCATATCACCCCCTCCCCCCTAAAAACGCCCTTTCTCTTatcctataaataattaataattgcgcAAATGTATGTCATGAACTACTATATTttccgtattattatatgtgtggaTGTGTGGATGTGTGATGTGTCTTAGTGTCTATATATGCACACGTTAAGTATTATAGAGCACGTGCAATGGTTAATGGtaaaaaaacacttattaaATGTGGAAAacaggtaggtacctacacaatattatataaataaacttgagtgtataaatgtataatcactTATCAGAAAATTGTTATTCAGTAGTTATTCCAAAAAACAACACTGTTTACGCTCGAAACATTtcttacacaattattatacatttagtcATTTACAAATAACCCCTTAAAAATGATGTGTTctggttataaataaaaaattggcaAACTGCAAACATGCGTGTGTGTCTGGCGGGCTACGGCGCTGAAATACATTTCGCAGAAGCAGATCGGCGGCAAAAATATGTACGAtagaacaacaaaaaatatgaataactttaaatacctGTCATGACTATTTAATCTAAT
This sequence is a window from Rhopalosiphum maidis isolate BTI-1 chromosome 1, ASM367621v3, whole genome shotgun sequence. Protein-coding genes within it:
- the LOC113548022 gene encoding MAP kinase-interacting serine/threonine-protein kinase 1 — its product is MVESIIEEETPGQTESTQNVQDEKKNESLSLRKEEARNKRKKKKITNSLVTSCFQDAYKLTGEVLGQGAYASVQTCVSVLTGLEFAVKVIDKIAEHARARVFREVETFYHCQGHPNIIQMLEFFEADDKFYMVFEKVVGGQLLDRIQQRKRFTECEASLIVKDLASALNFLHQKGIAHRDLKPENILCVDPVALTPVKLCDFDLGSGIKLNPVDGSATPQLLTPVGSADFMAPEVVDAFVGSPDSNYHYYDKRCDLWSLGVVAYILLCGYPPFYGNCGSNCGWESGNACPECQGLLFISIHEGRYEFPDREWADISSEAKDLISKLLVKEASARPSAAEVLNHPWVFRLQQEKPKDHELNTPGVIRRNNSARALSTFAESAMSANRVFLQHFSLFSSTDVPLAAAKRLSPPSHSMIVQRRSLGKPQCSNESTGGNRAPAQLPIIASPSG